The Pontibacillus halophilus JSM 076056 = DSM 19796 genome has a segment encoding these proteins:
- a CDS encoding iron chaperone: MQYDAGTPEDYLQQLEDDWRKEKLLFIRELILKEAPELQEGIQYKMLSFGDGTTTLFHLNAQKAYVSLYVGDINKINDSETLLEGLDVGKGCIRIKKSKNISETGLQPFIQKAIQAWKSGSDLSC; encoded by the coding sequence ATGCAATATGATGCAGGAACACCAGAAGACTACCTTCAGCAACTAGAGGACGATTGGCGGAAGGAGAAACTACTGTTCATACGCGAACTAATCTTAAAGGAAGCACCAGAACTGCAAGAAGGAATCCAATACAAGATGCTATCCTTTGGAGATGGAACCACTACGTTATTTCACCTTAATGCACAAAAAGCTTATGTCAGTCTTTATGTAGGCGATATTAACAAGATTAACGATTCTGAAACACTGCTCGAAGGGTTAGACGTTGGAAAAGGATGTATTCGAATTAAAAAATCGAAGAACATTTCAGAAACAGGACTTCAACCTTTTATACAGAAAGCAATCCAGGCATGGAAATCAGGTAGTGATCTTTCTTGTTAA
- a CDS encoding GNAT family N-acetyltransferase has protein sequence MKVRKLYNEDLELLTRLYVDVFSREPWSEPWTVETASKRIKDIQATPGYVGVGVIDYEEELNGMVLGNIEQWVDSQIFYVNELCVKKELEGQGVGSRLMQVLQEELMKQDVCMMYLSTERGHAKPAKFFEKLGFNIIEDRILMDKAFGS, from the coding sequence ATGAAGGTAAGAAAATTATATAATGAAGATCTAGAGCTACTTACAAGACTCTATGTAGACGTGTTTAGTAGAGAACCTTGGAGTGAGCCTTGGACAGTTGAGACAGCATCAAAGCGTATAAAAGATATACAAGCTACCCCGGGATATGTAGGGGTTGGAGTAATTGACTATGAGGAAGAATTGAATGGAATGGTGCTCGGGAACATTGAGCAATGGGTGGATAGCCAAATCTTCTATGTGAATGAGCTTTGTGTAAAGAAAGAACTTGAAGGGCAAGGTGTCGGTAGTCGCCTAATGCAAGTACTCCAAGAGGAATTGATGAAGCAAGATGTATGTATGATGTACCTTTCGACCGAAAGAGGCCACGCCAAGCCAGCAAAGTTCTTTGAGAAACTCGGGTTCAACATAATTGAAGACAGAATCTTAATGGATAAAGCGTTTGGATCATAA